The Suncus etruscus isolate mSunEtr1 chromosome 14, mSunEtr1.pri.cur, whole genome shotgun sequence genome contains a region encoding:
- the BLOC1S3 gene encoding biogenesis of lysosome-related organelles complex 1 subunit 3 has translation MEGEFPSQGLGDPLCSMASQGRGPRPPWRPKTVIPGEASETDSEYSASSSEEEELYLGPSGPTRGRPTGLRVAGEAAETDSETEPEPKAAPRDLPPLVVQRDTAGETWGTEEMPLAAPTRSLLQLRLADSQARLDHDVAAAVSGVYRRAGRDVAALTARLASAQAVGLAAVHSVRLVRGDLRILDDRLDIVAGCHLLPDIRGVPGMENTQEPEPRA, from the exons ATGGAAGGCGAATTCCCTAGTCAGGGCTTGGGTGACCCG CTCTGCTCCATGGCATCCCAGGGTCGTGGTCCTAGGCCGCCTTGGAGGCCCAAGACCGTGATCCCGGGGGAAGCGTCCGAGACGGACTCGGAATACTCTGCGTCCTCGTCGGAGGAGGAGGAGCTGTACCTGGGTCCCTCAGGCCCCACGCGTGGCCGCCCCACGGGGCTGCGGGTGGCCGGGGAAGCAGCAGAGACCGACTCGGAGACGGAGCCCGAGCCCAAGGCTGCACCTCGGGACCTGCCACCCCTCGTGGTGCAGCGGGACACGGCGGGGGAGACGTGGGGCACCGAGGAGATGCCCTTGGCCGCACCCACGCGTTCCCTCCTGCAGCTGCGGCTCGCTGACAGCCAGGCCCGGCTGGACCACGACGTGGCGGCCGCAGTGAGCGGTGTGTACCGCCGTGCCGGCCGCGATGTGGCCGCCCTGACCGCTCGCTTGGCCTCCGCACAGGCCGTGGGCTTGGCGGCCGTGCACAGCGTGCGCCTGGTGCGGGGAGACCTCCGCATCCTGGACGATCGCCTGGACATCGTGGCCGGCTGCCACCTGCTGCCGGACATCCGCGGCGTGCCCGGGATGGAAAACACGCAAGAGCCGGAGCCTCGGGCCTAG